AGcgaaatatatcatgaactgaacatgaaaacaggcGTTTACAACCTGGTGGCTGTTTAGCTCTTAAAGTTAAAGTAACATGAAGTTAGAGGTGAATTTGTTTGATTTAGTGTCATGTTTATCTGTGTGAATAGACGTGAACAGACTAGAGGAAAGTTGATGGATCTTAAGAGAAGTCATCCCATTTCAATTCTatttttgtgtaaaatgtaaGAAATACATATTAGAAATACAATATTAATCTGGTTGTTTGTTCATTCAAATCCAAAAATAATGACTGTGAAAAAGGTGCAATGTCTGCAGCATAAAAACACCTGTTGTATAAACCAGGCTGAAGCTTTTAGTGTTAATGTTCACAGTCTGACCACTTTATTTCTGCCCTCAAAGTCTCGTCCCACCTTTTTCAGcgtaatatatcattaacttaacataaaacaagtgtctctatccactgtcatttatcaaactccgtgggtttaCTCCatgattttattggtgaatttaTGTTGtggaagatggcagtgtttccacgttcactacggagcctctgaacacccaaatgggtcatatctgatgaccatgaaccgatgactaactgcattttataccaattatttcatGAAtttataggtttagtggatcaacagatattaaacattttagattagtagatgcttttagtcgctggtggttgtttaggtctttatgaatTAAACCTAGTTCATTTGTGAAAACAAACAGGAGCAAACTCCTTCCACAAATAGACCAAGACTTACGATTTACAAAGATTTATGTATCCATTTTTTGTTTCAATAATACTAATATCAGTCTGCACAGATGCTGAAAATATCCCCTTATTTCTTTTAATATGATTTTCTCTTATGACTGTTTTATTCTTTTCACAGAGGATCTTTTTGATTTCCTTGTCTAACTATGAAAGTTGAGCAAATAAAACCATTTACTTCCTAAACCTTTGTGCCTCCACGTCCTGCAGCTGCTCTTAACCTCATTTCCTTATCTTTCAGATTATGGCAGCTGACGACAAAGTTGCCATCCTGACCGATGATgaggaggagcagaagaggaAGTATGTGTTGGCTGAACCATTTAACACCCTGTCAATGGAGCAACAGGCAGGTGTGTCTCCAACACCGACCCCCGCCTCGGAAACACCCCCCGAGCAGCCTCCACCCTCACAGTCTGACCCCATTGACTGCTGTGAGAGGATGTGCCTCCGTATCAACACACACCTCCTCGTCTCCAAAGTGTTTTACTTCTTTTTCTACGCCGCTTATGGCTCGCTACACCCCCTGCTGGCCGTGTACTACAAGCAGCTTGGAATGTCGGCCAGTCGTAGCGGGCTGCTCGTCGGCATCCGCTACTTCATCGAGTTCTGCAGCGCTCCCTTTTGGGGAGTGGTAGCTGACCGCTTTAAAAAGGGCAAGGCTGTGCTTCTGTTCTCCGTCTTCTGCTGGTTGGTGTTTAACTGTGGCATTGGTTTCGTCAAACCGGCGGAGATGAAATGCGAAGAAAAGGGTGCTGTCCCATTGACAACCGTGGCACCTGCAACGACGACTCACCCATACAGTAATTTCACAAACACAAGTAGTAACTTCACAAACCATACCAGAGGTCGGCGCAGCTTACTAGGGTCAGTTGACCTTCATACATTCCTGGACTCCGACTTCACTTTACTCCACCGACATGTGCGAAGGGCTGATGCTAACTCAACCTCAGTTAACTCCACCTTGGTGCCCCACAAGCCAACAAACACCACCAAACTTACTCCAAATACTACCACACATAGCACCACAACCACCTCCCCTGCCCCAACAAAACCCAAGGTATATCAGATCATCTACAACAAGGATCAGGTCGAAACCAACTTCTTGCTCATCCTCCTCGTTATCATCGTTGGTGAGTTCTTCAGCGCCCCTGCCGTCACCATCGTGGACACTGTGACACTTCAGTACCTTGGAAAAGCTCGCGACCGTTACGGCCTGCAGAGGATGTGGGGGTCGTTGGGATGGGGTCTAGCTATGCTTTTGGTCGGCATCTGGATCGACCACACGCACATCACGGTTGTAATCGATGGCCTGGGCTGCATCCTGCCTTCCTACCGTCTACATAACTACCAGATTGCCTTCATTGTCTTTGGTGTACTGATGGGCTTAGCCTTCATTGTGGCAACGCAGTTTTACTTTGAAAAAGGTGGAGACTACATGCAGGAGCTTCCCGAGGGTTTGGTCGAACAGGGGGGTGGTGCACGAGGCTCACCTGAATCTGGATCATCAGACCAGACGCCAACCAGCCCCGACGCTGCTCAGGTGTTCCACTACAGCGACCTGCTGAAGCTGCTGTGCAGTGTGCGCTACAGCTCTGTCCTGTTTGTGGCCTGGTTCATGGGTTTTGGTTATGGCTTTGTATTCAGCTTCTTGTACTGGCACTTGGAGGACCTGAAAGGGACCACCACCCTGTTTGGAGTCTGTTCAGTTCTGAGCCACGTCTCGGAACTTGCAGCCTACTTCACCAGCCACAAGTTCATTGAGCTTGTTGGACATGTCAGGTAAGAGCAGACACATGGGACGAACGAAAttaatcagattaacaggtatacatgctTGAAGACATCAGAAGTATTGGGGacatgtgttaatctgatttctcataatcagattactgctgttatctgataaaacagatcagattatactgtttatatgatcaataataatctgatggAAACAGACTCATTTAAATTATTGTATTGATAGTTTGATGCTCCACTTTTATTTAATAATTACTTTGAGTGTGAGAAGTAATGATTCAGATTtctgtagttattattattattattattattattattattatgtctataaaaaaacataatacatAGATATttagtatgatttaaaaaaaaaaaaccttcaagtaCATTTCTTCAGCCTATACTAAAATAAATCTACTGCTTAAGCCTTTGCATGTTAGAATTGCGATGCTTCCGATGCAAGACAGTGAATGCATCGCTGAACACTTGGCTCTTAACAAAGATATTTTTTACTCACAAATAGAGAGATAACTTATATCTTAAAATGGGAATAAAATGCAATGGAAACCATGCAACAAAAAATATGACAGAATGCCTTTTGTGTCAATTTAGCAAATAAATTGTAAATTGATTTCTGTTATATTGAACAAATAATCATCTAAGTGTGCACTAATAGTGGTGTCCGTTGTATGAATCGGTTCAATTGGAACCGTTTTCTCTGTGTTCTAGTCAGGGCAGCAGCAGTAACTGTGTATTGATGTATTTTCTGTGTGGAGTGAATGTGTCTGTTCGAGACAATGATGTCATTGATGCTGCATCTGAATGAATATACGGCTGAACTCGCAGGCATCGGGGACATTCGAGAGTGCCGTGTTAGATTTCAGCTCCAGGGACCCAGAGATTTTGCACAGAAACACTCTCCCGTTGGCTCGGGAACAGTCAACAGGAACTGAAGTTAAAGGGGAAATATGTGTGTTATAAAAGGATTTAGTGTTAATGGATAACTGAATACACAAGCCAAAAAGCTCTCCTGCCTTCACTGTTCATGAGGCTCTTTTtaacccaaacagcaactggtgaccaaaaccatctactgatgtaaaatgttgaaaaacttctgaaccactaatcctaccaatacatgtaaataattggtgtaaaatacagttcgttgtcttttcatggtcatcagatatggcccatttggatgtttagaggctccgtgtGAACATGGAAAAAAACGTTGTCTTCTACTACATTACATTACtataccagtaaaacccatggagtttgatcaatgacagtggttgtagatacttgtttttacattcaattggtgatatatttgctgaaagagtcactttttcttcaattttctctgtgtttgatgtaataatcttcaGCCtcatatgagcttttatgaacatccacattatcagcaaattaaataaaggaaaatacctgattttcattaaaaaaaaccacccaacacagaggataatattataataaatggtgatgaatcactaaagaaaggttaaatagagagaaaaaattcatttgagaagtgacataaaagtagcactgggtctttatgggttaatcactaACCAGAAACCTCTCTggaaaacccacacacacacattttataaatgataaatcttTATAACTGAGTTGAAAATAGGCCTGTGTGCTTTCATGAATGTTCCTGACAATTTTATTACCTTATGCTAGGGGTGTCAAATATGATGtctgccaaagagtccaatcccccCCATGGGTTGAATttatgaaacgcaaaaattacactgaagatattaac
The sequence above is a segment of the Sphaeramia orbicularis chromosome 2, fSphaOr1.1, whole genome shotgun sequence genome. Coding sequences within it:
- the LOC115432105 gene encoding major facilitator superfamily domain-containing protein 6-A isoform X2; this encodes MAADDKVAILTDDEEEQKRKYVLAEPFNTLSMEQQAGVSPTPTPASETPPEQPPPSQSDPIDCCERMCLRINTHLLVSKVFYFFFYAAYGSLHPLLAVYYKQLGMSASRSGLLVGIRYFIEFCSAPFWGVVADRFKKGKAVLLFSVFCWLVFNCGIGFVKPAEMKCEEKGAVPLTTVAPATTTHPYSNFTNTSSNFTNHTRGRRSLLGSVDLHTFLDSDFTLLHRHVRRADANSTSVNSTLVPHKPTNTTKLTPNTTTHSTTTTSPAPTKPKVYQIIYNKDQVETNFLLILLVIIVGEFFSAPAVTIVDTVTLQYLGKARDRYGLQRMWGSLGWGLAMLLVGIWIDHTHITVVIDGLGCILPSYRLHNYQIAFIVFGVLMGLAFIVATQFYFEKGGDYMQELPEGLVEQGGGARGSPESGSSDQTPTSPDAAQVFHYSDLLKLLCSVRYSSVLFVAWFMGFGYGFVFSFLYWHLEDLKGTTTLFGVCSVLSHVSELAAYFTSHKFIELVGHVRVLYIGLACNTARYLYISYLKNAWTVLPMEVLQGVTHASVWAACISFLSAAVPPALRTSAQGILQGLHLGLGRGCGAMVGGVFVNYFGAAETFRGIGMASLVILLIFAFIQFLTGETEDKENKMLAENIPVPSSPVPIATIDLVPSQTTTGTATPTAALPVKKTKHQEDQEDVSRPAWVLSGAPWVTIAFAIVQIKEMISMAKSGGPPLETQPLQKGT
- the LOC115432105 gene encoding major facilitator superfamily domain-containing protein 6-A isoform X1, with amino-acid sequence MAADDKVAILTDDEEEQKRKYVLAEPFNTLSMEQQAGVSPTPTPASETPPEQPPPSQSDPIDCCERMCLRINTHLLVSKVFYFFFYAAYGSLHPLLAVYYKQLGMSASRSGLLVGIRYFIEFCSAPFWGVVADRFKKGKAVLLFSVFCWLVFNCGIGFVKPAEMKCEEKGAVPLTTVAPATTTHPYSNFTNTSSNFTNHTRGRRSLLGSVDLHTFLDSDFTLLHRHVRRADANSTSVNSTLVPHKPTNTTKLTPNTTTHSTTTTSPAPTKPKVYQIIYNKDQVETNFLLILLVIIVGEFFSAPAVTIVDTVTLQYLGKARDRYGLQRMWGSLGWGLAMLLVGIWIDHTHITVVIDGLGCILPSYRLHNYQIAFIVFGVLMGLAFIVATQFYFEKGGDYMQELPEGLVEQGGGARGSPESGSSDQTPTSPDAAQVFHYSDLLKLLCSVRYSSVLFVAWFMGFGYGFVFSFLYWHLEDLKGTTTLFGVCSVLSHVSELAAYFTSHKFIELVGHVRVLYIGLACNTARYLYISYLKNAWTVLPMEVLQGVTHASVWAACISFLSAAVPPALRTSAQGILQGLHLGLGRGCGAMVGGVFVNYFGAAETFRGIGMASLVILLIFAFIQFLTGETEDKENKMLAENIPVPSSPVPIATIDLVPSQTTTGTATPTAALPVKKTKHQEDQEDVSRPAWVLSGAPWVTIAFAIVQIKEMISMAKSGGPPLETQPLQVPNGNETTVEAAQNDPTDDGTHSTPTDCNKDGDPTRPSTNREGPGDNPSFTAD